The Deltaproteobacteria bacterium genome window below encodes:
- the hpt gene encoding hypoxanthine phosphoribosyltransferase, whose protein sequence is MTDQDAGLSAAIREVLFDQATIAARVAELASAIAHDYRRKKPLVVGVLSGCFPLMADLVRGIDVPMEVDFMAVSSYGSGTSSSGVVRILKDLNQAIEGRDVLLVEDIVDTGLTLRYLLDNLQTRRPGSLAVCTLLDKQEARTERIDVRYVGFRCPNEFVVGYGLDYAGLYRNLPYIGVLKPEIYAKP, encoded by the coding sequence ATGACCGACCAGGATGCAGGACTCTCCGCCGCGATTCGCGAAGTGTTGTTCGACCAGGCGACCATCGCGGCGCGGGTCGCCGAGCTGGCCTCGGCGATCGCCCACGACTATCGCCGCAAGAAGCCGCTGGTGGTCGGCGTGCTGAGCGGGTGCTTTCCGCTGATGGCCGACCTCGTGCGCGGCATCGACGTGCCGATGGAGGTCGACTTCATGGCGGTGTCGTCGTACGGCAGCGGCACCAGCTCCTCCGGCGTGGTGCGGATCCTGAAGGACCTGAACCAGGCCATCGAGGGCCGCGACGTGCTGCTGGTCGAGGACATCGTCGACACCGGTCTCACGCTGCGCTACCTGCTCGACAACCTGCAGACCCGGCGGCCCGGCAGCCTCGCGGTGTGCACGTTGCTGGACAAGCAGGAGGCTCGCACCGAGCGCATCGACGTGCGCTATGTCGGCTTCCGCTGCCCCAACGAGTTCGTGGTGGGCTACGGCCTCGACTACGCCGGGCTCTACCGCAACCTGCCGTACATCGGTGTGCTCAAGCCGGAGATCTACGCCAAGCCGTGA
- a CDS encoding NRDE family protein, which produces MVATGLWRDVPLVVAANRDELLRRPASSPSWVVQGGVRFFAPRDLQAGGTWIGVNAHGLFVGITNRFTGHGSPKAPRSRGLLVLDALSEDSATHAVRRIASESPARHEPFHLVMADAAGAHLVWNDGKRHHHEPLAPGFHVVTERSLNAAPSERVARLRRELPALYGSVRPSAEQWMEVLRTHADPGMEGTCVHVPEHAYGTRSSTILELGAAPRWWHADGPPCTTPYRELEDFAARFADA; this is translated from the coding sequence GTGGTTGCGACAGGCCTATGGCGCGACGTCCCCCTGGTGGTGGCGGCGAACCGCGACGAGTTGCTGCGGCGGCCCGCGAGCTCGCCGTCGTGGGTGGTGCAGGGCGGCGTGCGGTTCTTCGCGCCGCGGGACCTGCAGGCCGGCGGCACCTGGATCGGCGTGAACGCCCACGGCCTGTTCGTCGGCATCACCAACCGCTTCACCGGTCATGGCTCGCCCAAGGCCCCGCGCTCGCGCGGGCTGCTCGTGCTCGATGCGTTGTCGGAGGACTCCGCGACCCATGCGGTGCGGCGCATCGCGAGCGAGTCGCCTGCGCGGCACGAGCCGTTCCACCTCGTGATGGCCGACGCCGCCGGTGCGCACCTGGTGTGGAACGACGGCAAGCGCCATCATCACGAGCCGCTCGCGCCCGGCTTCCATGTCGTGACCGAGCGCAGCTTGAATGCCGCGCCGAGCGAGCGGGTCGCGCGCCTGCGTCGCGAGCTGCCGGCGCTGTACGGTAGCGTGCGGCCGAGCGCCGAGCAGTGGATGGAGGTGCTGCGCACCCACGCCGATCCCGGCATGGAGGGCACCTGCGTGCACGTGCCCGAACACGCCTACGGCACCCGCTCGTCGACGATCCTCGAGCTGGGCGCCGCGCCGCGCTGGTGGCACGCCGATGGCCCGCCGTGCACGACCCCCTACCGCGAGCTCGAGGACTTCGCGGCGCGGTTCGCCGACGCCTGA
- a CDS encoding glycosyltransferase, which yields MSRVLVVSTTFPQYEGDPRGEFILRHWQQAARRGVHVRVLAPRTAWCRDDGLQAASGLEIVRFDYAPARWSTLTGNFGILENIRDRPWRAALVWPLWRGLAAALRRELDRGDVERVVAHMLLPGGWIVAEQCSRRGLPFELFGHGTDVDVLLALPRSLRRRFAAHVAAAATIRFPSAEKRARFERACPGSLAPTRLVVEPMVHCVPDPQPSPARVRDPARPSILYLGRLIPQKGVDDLFAAVASALPAARLDIAGDGPHRRRLERHARRLGLRPRFHGFVHAEAKHALLGAADVVCVPSREVAGLSEGAPLVVREAFAYGVPVVATAVGGIPELSGGGRLELVAAGDLAALGQALVRVLAEHDDGAASSPRRRHAM from the coding sequence ATGAGTCGCGTGCTGGTGGTCTCGACCACCTTCCCGCAGTACGAGGGCGACCCCCGCGGCGAGTTCATCCTGCGCCACTGGCAACAGGCCGCCCGCCGCGGCGTGCACGTGCGGGTGCTGGCGCCGCGCACCGCCTGGTGCCGTGACGACGGCCTGCAGGCGGCGAGCGGCCTCGAGATCGTGCGCTTCGACTACGCGCCCGCGCGTTGGTCGACGCTGACCGGCAACTTCGGAATCCTCGAGAACATCCGCGATCGTCCGTGGCGCGCGGCGCTGGTGTGGCCGCTGTGGCGCGGGCTCGCGGCCGCGCTGCGACGCGAGCTCGATCGCGGCGATGTCGAGCGGGTGGTGGCGCACATGCTGTTGCCGGGCGGCTGGATCGTCGCGGAGCAGTGCAGCCGCCGTGGGCTGCCGTTCGAGCTGTTCGGTCACGGCACCGACGTCGACGTGTTACTCGCGCTGCCGCGATCGCTGCGGCGGCGCTTCGCCGCCCATGTCGCGGCCGCCGCGACGATCCGCTTCCCGTCGGCGGAGAAGCGCGCGCGCTTCGAGCGGGCGTGCCCCGGCAGCCTGGCGCCGACGCGGCTGGTGGTGGAGCCGATGGTGCACTGCGTCCCCGATCCACAGCCGTCGCCGGCGCGCGTGCGTGATCCGGCGCGGCCATCGATCCTCTACCTCGGTCGGCTCATCCCGCAGAAGGGCGTCGACGACCTCTTCGCCGCGGTCGCGTCGGCGCTGCCCGCTGCCCGGCTCGACATCGCGGGCGATGGTCCCCATCGCCGCCGACTCGAGCGACACGCGCGGCGCCTGGGCCTGCGACCGCGCTTCCACGGCTTCGTCCACGCCGAGGCCAAGCACGCGCTGCTGGGCGCCGCCGATGTGGTGTGTGTGCCGTCGCGCGAGGTCGCCGGGCTGTCCGAGGGGGCGCCCCTGGTCGTGCGCGAGGCCTTCGCCTACGGCGTGCCCGTGGTCGCCACCGCGGTCGGCGGCATCCCCGAGCTGTCCGGCGGTGGGCGGCTCGAGCTGGTCGCCGCGGGCGACCTCGCGGCGCTCGGACAGGCGCTCGTGCGCGTGCTCGCGGAGCACGACGATGGCGCCGCCTCGTCGCCGCGGCGTCGCCACGCGATGTGA
- a CDS encoding class I SAM-dependent methyltransferase, whose product MNDNRAYYDAFAQGYDRGRDRGYHKLIDDQAAALVRRVGEARDVLEVGCGTGLVLARVADFARSARGIDLSPGMLEHARARGLDVREGSATALPFDDASFDVAYSFKVLSHVPELDRALAEMLRVVRPGGHLVFDIYNRHSLRYLIKRAFGPRPTSSQFDESAISTAFLTADEVHARLPAGAKVVAQAGIRVLTPHPRALTLPAIGRVLEGLEWALMDTPARRFAGFSVYTVEKLR is encoded by the coding sequence ATGAACGACAATCGTGCCTACTACGACGCGTTCGCCCAGGGCTACGACCGCGGTCGCGATCGCGGCTACCACAAGCTCATCGACGATCAGGCCGCCGCGCTGGTGCGCCGCGTCGGCGAGGCCCGCGACGTGCTCGAGGTCGGGTGTGGTACCGGGCTCGTGCTCGCGCGCGTGGCCGACTTCGCCCGCAGTGCCCGCGGCATCGACCTGTCGCCCGGCATGCTCGAGCACGCGCGCGCACGCGGCCTCGACGTGCGCGAGGGCTCGGCCACCGCGTTACCGTTCGACGACGCCAGCTTCGACGTCGCCTACAGCTTCAAGGTGCTCTCGCACGTTCCCGAGCTCGACCGCGCGCTGGCGGAGATGCTGCGGGTCGTGCGTCCCGGCGGCCACCTGGTGTTCGACATCTACAACCGCCACTCGCTGCGCTACCTCATCAAGCGCGCGTTCGGCCCGCGTCCGACCTCGAGTCAGTTCGACGAGTCGGCGATCTCGACCGCGTTCCTGACCGCGGACGAGGTGCACGCGCGACTGCCCGCCGGCGCCAAGGTGGTGGCGCAGGCCGGCATCCGGGTGCTGACGCCGCATCCGCGGGCGTTGACGCTGCCGGCCATCGGTCGCGTGCTCGAGGGGCTGGAGTGGGCGTTGATGGACACGCCGGCCCGGCGCTTCGCCGGCTTCAGCGTGTACACGGTGGAGAAGCTGCGATGA
- a CDS encoding glycosyltransferase yields MAASPSWLLVSKPLRAPLRDGTTVLASSLVSALPPGRECAYLGDPGAPLRAGLDRVLPSPPVGYAPGLVDRARLLATLVDPRLRSLHVHLFFSPNPTSQGVLAGLRRGASLRRSGAARRWVQTIPAGDGAERCVGALAVLDAVVVTSEHTRENLLRAGLAPERLHCIRPGVVLPEHLTPVARSQRLLYAGDLDDDVAARAIALAALLQRPELSQWRLTLACRPKGDDDVRARARVRRELADAIADGRVEVLAEVDDMDALLHDTALQLYLADHTRRKVDLPLVLLEGLARGIGLVAVDALPVAEIFEVAARHGCEIGLRVPCEATAAARRIAHALLEPARAAHWGAQARRLAGVAFDRRQMAAAYHELWQELERR; encoded by the coding sequence GTGGCCGCTAGTCCGTCGTGGCTGTTGGTCAGCAAGCCGCTGCGCGCCCCCTTGCGCGACGGCACCACCGTGTTGGCGTCGTCGCTGGTGTCGGCGCTGCCGCCCGGGCGTGAGTGCGCGTACCTGGGCGATCCCGGCGCGCCGCTGCGGGCCGGCCTCGATCGCGTGCTGCCGTCGCCGCCGGTGGGTTACGCACCGGGCCTGGTCGATCGCGCGCGACTGCTGGCGACGCTGGTCGATCCAAGGCTGCGGTCGCTGCACGTGCACCTGTTCTTCTCACCCAACCCGACCAGCCAGGGGGTGCTCGCGGGTCTGCGCCGCGGCGCGTCGCTGCGCCGCTCGGGGGCGGCGCGACGGTGGGTGCAGACCATTCCCGCCGGCGACGGTGCCGAGCGCTGCGTCGGCGCGCTCGCGGTGCTCGACGCGGTGGTCGTGACCTCGGAGCACACCCGCGAGAACCTGCTGCGCGCCGGCTTGGCGCCGGAGCGGCTGCACTGCATCCGTCCCGGCGTGGTGCTGCCCGAGCACCTGACGCCGGTGGCTCGCTCACAGCGCCTGCTCTACGCCGGCGACCTCGACGACGATGTCGCCGCACGGGCCATCGCGCTGGCGGCCCTGCTGCAGCGGCCCGAGCTCTCGCAGTGGCGGCTCACGCTGGCGTGTCGACCCAAGGGCGACGACGACGTGCGTGCGCGCGCCCGCGTGCGACGCGAGCTCGCCGATGCGATCGCCGACGGCCGCGTCGAGGTGCTCGCCGAGGTCGACGACATGGACGCGCTGTTGCACGACACCGCGCTGCAGCTCTACCTGGCCGATCACACGCGGCGGAAGGTCGACCTGCCGTTGGTGCTGCTCGAGGGGCTCGCGCGGGGCATCGGCCTCGTCGCCGTCGACGCGCTGCCGGTCGCGGAGATCTTCGAGGTCGCGGCGCGCCACGGCTGCGAGATCGGCCTACGGGTGCCGTGCGAGGCGACCGCGGCGGCGCGGCGCATCGCCCATGCCCTGCTCGAGCCGGCCCGCGCGGCGCACTGGGGTGCGCAGGCCCGGCGGCTCGCGGGCGTGGCGTTCGACCGTCGGCAGATGGCGGCGGCGTACCACGAGCTGTGGCAGGAGCTGGAGCGGCGATGA
- a CDS encoding oligosaccharide flippase family protein: MQQDARKPALGRDGMWLGVAKLWFLVSSYAITISLTHLVTADVYGSYYAIARLVAVPNMVIIYTVLFSVSRPLAAQFDEGCPDYASIRARGLKLALVLGVPSVAVVLLAAPWLASWLADPSLEGPLRVVAPISLVYAIYAVNLGTLNAVRRFRRQALLDIAMAGSKAVLIIAAAAAGLGLTATLAGFTLASVIALLLSRAMVVGVAPQPLAAERVGASMAAFAGQLIVFTAVTNLLQSADVLLLKSHAVTELQDVAVGHYASAQQISLVPYSLMNAVALLAFPLIAAIDGQQRAKVRLYVTQTAKVTVVLLAFMSAVGSCCAREIQMLLFPSAYASVASELRLMVWGFSGYSLAVTVAWILNSAKRPRLAVTLVAVPLVVVVAGAQLLVPSQFTGGAAWAVAAAGLAAAIAALLALRTSFGAQLSLAQLLRIGVCVALVELLAWLWPVTSTAGLVGKLAIVAKLVVLAIAFVVAALGTRVISVAELRGLRSGR, from the coding sequence ATGCAGCAAGACGCACGCAAACCAGCGCTCGGTCGCGACGGCATGTGGCTGGGGGTCGCGAAGCTGTGGTTCCTGGTCTCGAGCTACGCGATCACGATCTCGCTGACGCATCTGGTCACGGCGGACGTTTACGGCTCGTACTACGCGATCGCGCGGCTGGTCGCGGTGCCCAACATGGTGATCATCTACACCGTGTTGTTCTCGGTCAGCCGACCGCTGGCCGCCCAGTTCGACGAGGGTTGCCCCGACTATGCCAGCATCCGTGCACGCGGCCTGAAGCTGGCGCTGGTGCTCGGGGTGCCGTCGGTGGCGGTGGTGTTGCTGGCGGCGCCGTGGCTGGCGAGCTGGCTGGCAGACCCGTCGCTCGAGGGGCCGCTGCGGGTGGTCGCACCGATCTCGTTGGTCTACGCGATCTATGCCGTGAACCTCGGCACGCTCAACGCGGTGCGCCGGTTCCGACGGCAGGCGTTGCTCGACATCGCGATGGCTGGCAGCAAGGCGGTGCTGATCATCGCCGCCGCGGCCGCCGGCCTGGGCCTGACCGCGACGCTGGCCGGCTTCACGCTCGCGAGTGTCATCGCGCTGCTGTTGTCGCGCGCGATGGTGGTGGGGGTCGCGCCGCAGCCGCTGGCGGCCGAGCGCGTCGGCGCGTCGATGGCCGCGTTCGCGGGGCAGCTCATCGTGTTCACCGCGGTCACCAACCTGCTGCAATCCGCCGACGTGTTGCTGCTCAAGTCCCACGCGGTCACCGAGCTCCAGGACGTCGCGGTGGGTCACTACGCCAGTGCACAGCAGATCTCGTTGGTGCCCTACAGCCTCATGAACGCGGTCGCGCTGCTGGCGTTCCCGCTGATCGCGGCGATCGACGGCCAGCAGCGCGCGAAGGTCCGCCTGTACGTCACGCAGACCGCCAAGGTCACCGTCGTGCTGCTGGCGTTCATGAGCGCGGTGGGCTCGTGCTGCGCTCGCGAGATCCAGATGCTGCTGTTTCCCTCGGCCTACGCCAGCGTCGCCAGCGAGCTGCGCCTGATGGTGTGGGGCTTCTCGGGCTACTCGCTGGCGGTAACGGTGGCGTGGATCCTGAACAGCGCGAAGCGACCGCGGCTGGCGGTCACGCTGGTGGCGGTGCCGCTGGTGGTGGTGGTCGCGGGCGCGCAGCTGCTGGTGCCGTCGCAGTTCACCGGTGGCGCGGCATGGGCGGTCGCGGCCGCGGGCCTGGCCGCCGCCATCGCGGCGCTGCTGGCCCTGCGCACCAGCTTCGGCGCGCAGCTGTCGTTGGCGCAGCTGCTGCGCATCGGCGTGTGCGTGGCGCTGGTCGAGCTGCTGGCGTGGTTGTGGCCGGTCACCTCGACCGCGGGGCTCGTCGGCAAGCTGGCGATCGTCGCCAAGCTCGTGGTGCTGGCGATCGCCTTCGTGGTCGCGGCCCTGGGCACGCGGGTGATCAGCGTCGCCGAGCTGAGGGGACTTCGCAGTGGCCGCTAG
- the argH gene encoding argininosuccinate lyase, producing MARIARTAATGDDLDPAMLAWSSSYGVDRRLLEVDCRGSIGHVEGLAKAGLVDADEAARLVAALASLPARVASGEVVLPDDEEDVHMAVEQQLGRELGALAGKLHTGRSRNDQVATDLMLWCRGALASIERGLDAVLTAAAGFVATQGEVAMPAYTHRQVAIPVLSRLWIEGALIEPLRRDRRLLLLCADELVACPLGAGAIAGTSLPLPVDATASALGFAHGPRNPIDAVGHRDHALSIAFACTRIGLHLARFAADVIELCSDGLVALGGAIAGGSSMMPHKRNPDLFELVRGHAALRHGELTGLLALFGGLGSGYHRDLQHDKTLLFSAVEGVCGCLDMTALGLRHITLVPAKCRAALVEGDAIATDLCEALVLEGVPFRDAYRSIGALVSELRAAGRRLASLDAAELAARGLPASLAERLDPEAVARRRSVPRP from the coding sequence GTGGCCCGCATCGCTCGCACCGCTGCGACCGGCGACGACCTCGACCCCGCGATGCTGGCGTGGTCGAGCTCCTACGGTGTCGATCGACGCCTGCTCGAGGTCGACTGCCGCGGCAGCATCGGCCACGTCGAGGGCCTCGCCAAGGCGGGACTCGTCGATGCCGACGAGGCCGCGCGCCTCGTCGCCGCACTCGCGAGCCTGCCCGCGCGGGTCGCCAGCGGCGAGGTCGTACTGCCCGATGACGAAGAGGACGTGCACATGGCGGTCGAGCAGCAGCTCGGCCGCGAGCTGGGGGCGTTGGCCGGCAAGCTGCACACCGGTCGCAGTCGCAACGACCAGGTCGCGACCGATCTGATGCTGTGGTGTCGCGGCGCGCTGGCCTCGATCGAGCGCGGCCTCGACGCGGTCTTGACCGCCGCGGCCGGCTTCGTCGCCACGCAGGGTGAGGTCGCGATGCCGGCGTACACCCACCGGCAGGTCGCGATACCGGTGCTGTCACGGCTGTGGATCGAAGGCGCGTTGATCGAGCCGCTGCGACGTGACCGTCGGCTGCTGCTGCTGTGTGCCGACGAGCTGGTCGCGTGCCCGCTCGGCGCCGGTGCGATCGCGGGCACCAGCCTGCCGCTGCCGGTCGACGCGACCGCGTCGGCGCTGGGATTCGCCCACGGCCCGCGCAACCCGATCGACGCGGTCGGTCACCGCGATCACGCGCTGTCGATCGCCTTCGCCTGCACGCGCATCGGTCTGCACCTGGCGCGCTTCGCTGCCGACGTGATCGAGCTGTGCTCCGATGGTCTGGTCGCGCTCGGCGGCGCGATCGCGGGCGGCTCGTCGATGATGCCGCACAAGCGAAACCCCGACCTCTTCGAGCTGGTGCGCGGCCACGCCGCGCTGCGGCACGGCGAGCTGACCGGACTGCTGGCGCTGTTTGGCGGGTTGGGCAGCGGTTACCACCGCGATCTGCAGCACGACAAGACGCTGCTGTTCTCGGCGGTCGAGGGTGTGTGCGGGTGCCTCGACATGACCGCGCTGGGGCTGCGGCACATCACGCTGGTCCCGGCGAAGTGCCGCGCGGCGCTCGTCGAGGGCGATGCGATCGCCACCGATCTGTGCGAGGCGCTCGTGCTCGAGGGGGTGCCATTCCGCGATGCCTACCGCAGCATCGGTGCGTTGGTCTCGGAGCTGCGGGCCGCGGGGCGCCGGCTCGCGAGCCTCGATGCGGCCGAGCTGGCCGCGCGTGGGCTGCCGGCGTCCCTGGCCGAGCGGCTCGATCCAGAGGCGGTCGCGCGACGACGCTCCGTGCCACGGCCGTAG
- a CDS encoding thioredoxin domain-containing protein produces the protein MTPRPPISLALLAALLLSSCDDHESKDAIAGLQQRLDTLSAEQTKLQTEAKADHDALAEEKAARESLAGALTAATARIDALEAEQRKARELPKAPERPVVAGRPVDGVRYKVTLGDSQSDGSPDAKVTMVMFTDFQCPFCARADKTVAELQRDYGNDLRIVAKHNPLGFHANAEGAARAAEAAGKQGKYWEMHRKLFENSSALSSTQIEGYAKDLGLDMKRFRSDLDDAGVTAQIEADKKQAKSLGANGTPSWFINGKYLAGAQPKASFAAVIDAEIAEADKLIAAGTDRSALYESLMSSAAEGVGVGR, from the coding sequence ATGACACCACGCCCACCGATCTCCCTCGCCCTGCTCGCCGCGCTGCTGCTGTCGTCGTGTGACGACCACGAGTCGAAGGACGCCATCGCGGGCCTGCAACAACGCCTCGACACGTTGTCGGCCGAGCAGACCAAGCTGCAGACCGAGGCCAAGGCCGACCACGACGCCTTGGCCGAGGAGAAGGCGGCACGCGAGTCGCTGGCCGGCGCGCTCACGGCCGCGACCGCGCGGATCGACGCGCTGGAGGCCGAGCAGCGCAAGGCGCGGGAGCTGCCCAAGGCCCCCGAGCGCCCGGTGGTCGCCGGGCGTCCAGTCGACGGTGTGCGCTACAAGGTCACGCTCGGCGACTCGCAGAGCGACGGCTCGCCCGACGCGAAGGTCACGATGGTGATGTTCACCGACTTCCAGTGCCCGTTCTGCGCGCGCGCCGACAAGACCGTCGCCGAGCTGCAGCGCGACTACGGCAACGACCTGCGCATCGTCGCCAAGCACAATCCGCTGGGCTTCCACGCCAACGCCGAGGGCGCCGCGCGGGCGGCCGAGGCCGCCGGCAAGCAGGGCAAGTACTGGGAGATGCACCGCAAGCTGTTCGAGAACAGCAGCGCGCTGTCATCGACGCAGATCGAGGGCTACGCCAAGGATCTCGGGCTCGACATGAAGCGCTTTCGCAGCGACCTCGACGACGCCGGCGTCACCGCGCAGATCGAGGCCGACAAGAAGCAGGCGAAGTCGCTCGGTGCCAACGGGACCCCGTCGTGGTTCATCAACGGCAAGTACCTCGCGGGGGCGCAGCCGAAGGCCTCGTTCGCGGCCGTCATCGACGCGGAGATCGCCGAGGCCGATAAGCTGATCGCCGCGGGCACCGATCGCAGCGCGTTGTACGAGTCGTTGATGTCGAGCGCGGCCGAGGGCGTGGGCGTCGGTCGCTGA
- a CDS encoding MBL fold metallo-hydrolase, whose product MRRTIASVPLFMAVLACGGAPTVVGAGSSSSGAATTASSSSGAGTAGETSSVGGGSTGVGTAGSSGGGSGSSTAGGSSSGDVRSCTGVFPEHWIDGLDCAEPQIMVHAYDDDTVILRQSLCTSFEGPFLYLLFGGERALLLDTGAGGIPVAQTVGGVIEQWLAERGRSSIELVVVNTHAHGDHVAGNPMFEGLPGVTVVTPSVAGVSSYFGIDDWPDQVVPFDLGGRVVDIVPIPGHQASHLAFFDHGAGLLLTGDTLYPGRLYIEDFAAYRESLARLVANVDPAQVCHVLGTHIEMTNSPGVDFEFGADQHPDEHVLELGWDHLVELKSAVDAMGSPHIEIHDDFIVYPL is encoded by the coding sequence ATGCGTCGAACGATCGCCTCTGTCCCCCTGTTCATGGCGGTGCTCGCCTGTGGTGGTGCGCCGACGGTGGTGGGCGCGGGCAGCAGCAGCTCGGGGGCGGCGACCACCGCGTCGTCGTCGTCGGGCGCCGGCACGGCGGGCGAGACCAGCAGCGTCGGTGGTGGTAGCACGGGCGTCGGCACGGCGGGTTCGTCGGGCGGCGGCAGCGGTAGCTCGACCGCCGGTGGATCGAGCAGCGGCGACGTGCGTTCGTGCACCGGCGTGTTCCCCGAGCACTGGATCGACGGGCTCGACTGCGCCGAGCCGCAGATCATGGTCCACGCCTACGACGACGACACCGTGATCCTCCGCCAGTCACTGTGCACCAGCTTCGAGGGGCCGTTCTTGTACCTGTTGTTCGGCGGCGAGCGTGCGCTGCTGCTCGACACCGGGGCCGGCGGCATCCCGGTCGCGCAGACCGTCGGCGGCGTGATCGAGCAGTGGCTCGCCGAGCGCGGCCGCAGCAGCATCGAGCTGGTGGTGGTCAACACCCACGCCCACGGCGACCACGTCGCGGGCAACCCCATGTTCGAGGGCTTGCCCGGCGTCACGGTGGTCACGCCGTCGGTCGCGGGCGTCTCGAGCTACTTCGGTATCGACGACTGGCCCGATCAGGTGGTGCCGTTCGACCTCGGCGGCCGCGTGGTCGACATCGTGCCGATCCCGGGGCACCAGGCCAGCCACCTGGCGTTCTTCGATCACGGCGCCGGGCTGCTGCTGACCGGCGACACGCTGTACCCGGGGCGCCTGTACATCGAGGACTTCGCGGCCTACCGCGAGAGCCTCGCGCGGCTAGTCGCCAACGTCGATCCTGCGCAGGTCTGCCACGTACTCGGTACCCACATCGAGATGACCAACAGCCCCGGCGTCGACTTCGAGTTCGGCGCGGACCAACACCCCGACGAGCACGTGCTCGAGCTCGGCTGGGATCACCTCGTGGAGCTGAAGAGTGCGGTCGATGCCATGGGCTCGCCGCACATCGAGATCCACGACGACTTCATCGTGTACCCGCTATGA
- a CDS encoding SDR family oxidoreductase, with protein sequence MQARSPFRPDLFAGKVVLVTGGGSGIGLGIARAFAAHGAHVAILGRSAARLGAAVADDPASYVTLPCDVRQPSAIDEALAQLRARHGDIDVLVNAAAGNFLAPAANLSPNGFRTVLEIDAAGTYNVSRAVFLAGMRERGGSIVNISATLHYGGTPLQVHAAAAKAAIDAMTRTLAVEWGPAGIRVNAIAPGPIAGTEGMDRLLPASLRERAEQGIPLRRMGRVVEVATTVLAIASDEIAGYVTGAVWVVDGGAWLPGGLGTWMT encoded by the coding sequence GTGCAGGCCCGCTCCCCGTTTCGCCCCGATCTGTTCGCCGGAAAGGTCGTGCTCGTCACCGGCGGTGGCTCCGGCATCGGCCTCGGCATCGCGCGCGCGTTCGCGGCCCACGGCGCGCACGTGGCCATCCTCGGTCGCAGCGCCGCGCGGCTCGGGGCCGCGGTCGCTGACGACCCGGCCTCGTACGTGACGCTGCCGTGCGACGTGCGGCAGCCGTCGGCGATCGACGAGGCGCTCGCGCAGCTGCGGGCCCGTCACGGCGACATCGACGTGCTGGTCAACGCCGCCGCTGGCAACTTCCTCGCGCCGGCGGCGAACCTCTCGCCCAATGGCTTCCGCACCGTGCTCGAGATCGACGCCGCGGGCACCTACAACGTCTCTCGTGCGGTCTTCCTCGCGGGCATGCGCGAGCGTGGCGGCAGCATCGTGAACATCTCGGCCACGCTGCACTACGGCGGCACGCCGCTGCAGGTGCACGCGGCCGCGGCCAAGGCCGCGATCGATGCCATGACCCGCACGCTCGCGGTCGAGTGGGGCCCCGCCGGGATCCGTGTCAACGCGATCGCGCCAGGGCCCATCGCCGGCACCGAGGGCATGGATCGCCTGCTGCCCGCGTCGCTGCGCGAGCGGGCCGAGCAGGGCATCCCGCTGCGACGCATGGGTCGCGTCGTCGAGGTCGCGACCACCGTGCTGGCGATCGCCAGCGACGAGATCGCCGGTTATGTCACCGGCGCGGTCTGGGTCGTCGACGGCGGGGCGTGGCTGCCGGGCGGGCTCGGTACGTGGATGACGTGA